In a single window of the Halomicroarcula saliterrae genome:
- a CDS encoding prenyltransferase, whose translation MSTVTDRLSTVLPGEESRPGYLFWLSRPRFWLYQGGPVVVAVTYAADSPGELFSPLAVALFLYFTIPANVFLYGVNDVFDRDIDQINPKKDEGREVSYRGDRVVVAAIAASGLLAAGFLLFLPPLGVVALFAWAALSVEYSAPPLRFKTTPFLDSLSNGLYILPGVVAYAAIEGVAPPLSAVAGAWLWTMGMHTFSAIPDIEPDREAGIRTTATVLGESNTYYYCVMCWLTAAFVFTFTHWVFGALLLVYPGLVFGILAIGVDIDEAYWWYPAINTLVGMAFTLVGLWVMLYG comes from the coding sequence ATGAGCACCGTGACGGACCGTCTCAGCACCGTGCTGCCGGGCGAGGAGAGCCGTCCCGGCTACCTGTTCTGGCTCTCTCGCCCGCGCTTCTGGCTCTACCAGGGCGGTCCGGTAGTGGTGGCGGTGACCTACGCCGCAGATTCCCCCGGCGAGCTGTTCTCGCCGCTGGCCGTCGCGCTCTTTCTGTACTTCACCATCCCGGCGAACGTCTTCCTGTACGGCGTCAACGACGTCTTCGACCGCGACATCGACCAGATCAACCCGAAGAAAGACGAGGGGCGCGAGGTCAGCTACCGCGGGGACCGCGTCGTCGTCGCGGCCATCGCGGCGTCGGGGCTGCTGGCCGCCGGTTTCCTCCTCTTCTTACCGCCGCTGGGCGTCGTCGCCCTGTTCGCGTGGGCCGCTCTCTCGGTCGAGTACTCCGCCCCGCCGCTGCGGTTCAAGACCACGCCGTTTCTGGACTCGCTGTCGAACGGGCTGTACATCCTCCCCGGCGTCGTCGCCTACGCCGCCATCGAAGGGGTCGCGCCGCCGCTGTCGGCCGTCGCCGGCGCGTGGCTCTGGACCATGGGGATGCACACGTTCTCCGCGATTCCCGACATCGAGCCCGACCGCGAGGCCGGTATCCGGACCACCGCGACGGTCCTGGGCGAGTCGAACACCTACTACTACTGCGTGATGTGCTGGCTCACGGCGGCGTTCGTCTTCACCTTCACCCACTGGGTGTTCGGCGCACTCCTGCTGGTGTACCCCGGGCTCGTCTTCGGTATCCTCGCTATCGGCGTCGACATCGACGAGGCCTACTGGTGGTATCCGGCCATCAACACGCTCGTCGGAATGGCCTTTACCCTCGTCGGCCTGTGGGTGATGCTGTATGGCTGA
- a CDS encoding NADH:flavin oxidoreductase/NADH oxidase: MTALFSPLSLRETTIPNRVMVSPMCQYSCDSRDGVATDWHHTHLTSRAVGGAGLVMTEATAVEGRGRISPEDLGIWNDAQATALERTTEFIRDQGSVPGIQLAHAGRKASTSRPWDGHDPLGIDEGGWEVVGPSGEPWPYEDAEAPPTQRLTQDGIEGVIDSFRDAAERALDAGFEVAEVHAAHGYLLHEFLSPVTNHREDDYGGDFEGRTRLTREVTAAVREVWPDDKPVFVRISATDWLPDRDSWTVADSVRLTDQLAEVGADLIDVSGGGISPESWPEDTGPNYQLPYAERIRREASNPSGEADIAVGAVGGITTPEQADAIVANGRADMAIVGREHLRDPYFAMHAAEQLDATDEIAGPPQYRRGFGF, from the coding sequence ATGACAGCGCTTTTTTCCCCGCTCTCCCTGCGGGAGACGACGATACCGAATCGCGTGATGGTCTCTCCGATGTGCCAGTACTCCTGTGACTCCCGCGACGGCGTCGCGACCGACTGGCACCACACCCACCTGACCTCCCGCGCCGTCGGCGGTGCCGGGCTGGTGATGACCGAAGCGACGGCTGTCGAGGGCCGCGGTCGCATCTCCCCGGAGGACCTGGGCATCTGGAACGACGCACAGGCGACGGCGCTCGAACGGACGACCGAGTTCATCCGCGACCAGGGGAGCGTCCCCGGTATCCAGCTCGCCCACGCCGGTCGGAAGGCGTCGACCAGCCGACCGTGGGACGGTCACGACCCGCTCGGAATCGACGAGGGCGGCTGGGAAGTCGTCGGTCCGAGCGGCGAGCCCTGGCCCTACGAGGACGCCGAAGCGCCGCCGACCCAGCGGCTCACGCAGGACGGCATCGAAGGCGTCATCGACTCCTTCCGCGACGCCGCCGAGCGCGCTCTGGACGCCGGCTTCGAGGTCGCGGAGGTCCACGCCGCCCACGGCTACCTCCTCCACGAGTTCCTCTCGCCGGTGACGAACCACCGCGAGGACGACTACGGCGGCGACTTCGAGGGCCGGACGCGGCTGACCCGGGAGGTCACCGCAGCCGTGCGCGAGGTCTGGCCCGACGACAAGCCCGTCTTCGTGCGCATCTCCGCGACCGACTGGCTCCCGGACCGGGACTCCTGGACCGTCGCGGACTCGGTCCGACTGACCGACCAGCTCGCCGAGGTCGGGGCCGACCTCATCGACGTGAGCGGCGGCGGCATCTCGCCCGAGTCGTGGCCCGAGGACACCGGACCGAACTATCAGCTCCCGTACGCCGAGCGAATCCGCCGCGAGGCCTCGAACCCGAGCGGCGAAGCCGACATCGCCGTCGGCGCGGTCGGCGGTATCACCACGCCCGAGCAGGCCGACGCAATCGTCGCGAACGGGCGGGCCGATATGGCTATCGTCGGCCGCGAGCATCTCCGGGACCCCTACTTCGCGATGCACGCCGCGGAGCAACTGGACGCGACCGACGAGATAGCGGGGCCGCCCCAGTACCGACGCGGGTTCGGGTTCTGA
- a CDS encoding ZIP family metal transporter, which produces MAINNESVFNNLGRYSLLGLASVVALAALSALAVTGGARKVLVISWVAFAAMGLGAWLGARAAETSPHRLVWGYGLASGAMVTSAAMFLVPQAMGLGTAAGTPRLGGIGIAAGIVAGYGTHTVGHRLTHIDTGLDTTTAAITAHALSAGLIIGLVYASMPELGLLLGLAIVSHKGPAGYAAARRLVRNDRAATALLLPAAGVGLTAIPSALLPVPATPAVNAVVFGFAAGIFLHVAMDFLPNCEAGSEIDEVCSLHEHSHDLLDELRTHAVGSTIVGAAAVVVAYFAVAA; this is translated from the coding sequence ATGGCTATTAACAACGAATCTGTTTTTAATAACCTGGGGCGATACTCGCTCCTGGGGCTCGCGAGCGTGGTCGCGCTGGCCGCGCTGTCGGCGCTGGCCGTCACCGGCGGTGCCCGGAAGGTTCTCGTTATCTCCTGGGTAGCCTTCGCCGCGATGGGTCTGGGCGCGTGGCTCGGTGCCCGCGCGGCGGAGACGAGCCCGCACCGCCTCGTCTGGGGGTACGGGCTGGCCAGCGGCGCGATGGTCACCTCGGCGGCGATGTTCCTCGTCCCGCAGGCGATGGGACTTGGCACCGCCGCCGGGACGCCCCGACTGGGCGGTATCGGTATCGCCGCCGGCATCGTCGCCGGCTACGGCACCCACACCGTCGGCCATCGGCTGACCCACATCGACACCGGCCTCGACACGACGACGGCGGCTATCACCGCCCACGCGCTGTCGGCGGGGCTCATTATCGGCCTCGTCTACGCCTCGATGCCGGAACTCGGCCTTCTGCTGGGTCTGGCTATCGTCTCGCACAAGGGGCCCGCGGGCTATGCGGCCGCGCGCCGTCTGGTCAGGAACGACCGCGCCGCGACCGCGCTCTTGCTCCCGGCCGCCGGCGTCGGTCTGACCGCCATCCCGTCGGCGCTGCTCCCGGTCCCCGCGACGCCCGCGGTCAACGCCGTCGTCTTCGGCTTCGCCGCCGGTATCTTCCTCCACGTGGCGATGGACTTCCTCCCGAACTGCGAGGCCGGCAGCGAGATCGACGAGGTCTGCTCGCTCCACGAGCACTCCCACGACCTGCTCGACGAACTGCGGACCCACGCCGTCGGTTCGACCATCGTCGGCGCGGCGGCCGTCGTGGTGGCGTACTTCGCCGTCGCTGCCTGA
- the crtD gene encoding carotenoid 3,4-desaturase, with product MSLRDREGIMSDLSGDEIVVVGGGFGGLSAACYLADAGADVRVVEKNEQVGGRASRLEAEGFTFDMGPSWYLMPDVFERFFAYFGKEPGDFYDLERLDPHYRIFFKDGDRLDVTGNNDEMAELFESYEPGAGEAFDEYLATSEEHYETAMNKFVYEDRSELRDWVDLDVMTAAPIGLQLLGSMQGHVSDYFDHPKLQQIMQYTLVFLGGSPKNTPALYNMMSHVDFNLGVYYPDGGIGAVVDALVELGEGMGVTYETDSEVTEITRRKDGFLVETVTGDSYHPDQVVVNADYAHAERELLPDHERQYDDDYWDKRTYAPSAFLMYMGVEGDVDPLAHHTLVLPTDWEPHFDDIFEEPDWPDEPAYYLCVPSETDPSVAPEGHSNLFVLVPIAPGLHDEDRIRDEYREKILADIAEHTGVDLRDRIVYEKQFAVSDFGDRYNATEGTALGLAHTLRQTALLRPNNRSSAVDDLYFTGSFTTPGVGVPMCLISGEHTAKRLIDDQQ from the coding sequence TTGTCGCTCCGGGACCGAGAGGGGATAATGAGTGACCTGTCCGGAGACGAGATTGTCGTGGTGGGTGGCGGGTTCGGCGGCCTCTCGGCGGCCTGCTATCTGGCCGACGCCGGCGCGGACGTACGAGTCGTAGAGAAGAACGAGCAGGTCGGGGGCCGAGCCTCCCGGCTCGAAGCGGAGGGGTTCACCTTCGACATGGGTCCGTCGTGGTATCTGATGCCCGACGTGTTCGAGCGGTTCTTCGCGTACTTCGGCAAGGAGCCCGGCGACTTTTACGACCTCGAACGGCTGGACCCCCACTACCGCATCTTCTTCAAGGACGGCGACCGGCTCGACGTGACCGGTAACAACGACGAGATGGCCGAGCTGTTCGAGTCGTACGAACCCGGCGCCGGCGAGGCCTTCGACGAGTACCTGGCGACCAGCGAGGAGCACTACGAGACGGCGATGAACAAGTTCGTCTACGAGGACCGCTCGGAGCTGCGCGACTGGGTCGACCTCGACGTGATGACCGCCGCGCCCATCGGCCTCCAGCTGCTGGGGTCGATGCAGGGCCACGTCTCCGACTACTTCGACCACCCGAAGCTCCAGCAGATCATGCAGTACACGCTCGTCTTCCTCGGTGGCTCCCCGAAGAACACGCCGGCGCTGTACAACATGATGAGCCACGTCGATTTCAACCTCGGCGTCTACTACCCGGACGGTGGTATCGGCGCTGTCGTCGACGCCCTCGTCGAACTCGGCGAAGGGATGGGCGTGACCTACGAGACCGACAGCGAGGTGACCGAGATAACCCGACGCAAGGACGGGTTCCTCGTCGAGACGGTCACCGGCGACAGCTACCACCCCGACCAGGTGGTCGTCAACGCCGATTACGCCCACGCCGAGCGGGAGCTGCTGCCCGACCACGAGCGACAGTACGACGACGACTACTGGGACAAGCGGACGTACGCCCCCTCCGCCTTCCTCATGTACATGGGCGTCGAGGGCGACGTGGACCCGCTGGCCCACCACACCCTCGTCCTGCCGACCGACTGGGAGCCCCACTTCGACGACATCTTCGAGGAGCCCGACTGGCCCGACGAGCCCGCCTACTACCTCTGTGTGCCCAGCGAGACCGACCCCTCCGTTGCGCCGGAGGGCCACTCGAACCTGTTCGTGCTCGTCCCCATCGCGCCGGGGCTGCACGACGAGGACCGGATTCGCGATGAGTACCGCGAGAAGATTCTGGCCGACATCGCCGAACACACGGGCGTCGACCTCCGCGACCGCATCGTCTACGAGAAGCAGTTCGCCGTCTCGGACTTCGGCGACCGGTACAACGCCACGGAGGGGACGGCACTGGGGCTGGCCCACACGCTGCGCCAGACCGCCCTCCTGCGGCCGAACAACCGTTCCTCGGCCGTCGACGACCTCTACTTCACCGGCTCCTTTACGACGCCCGGCGTCGGCGTCCCGATGTGTCTCATCAGCGGCGAACACACCGCCAAACGACTCATCGACGACCAGCAATGA
- a CDS encoding SDR family NAD(P)-dependent oxidoreductase, with protein MDDATVVVTGASRGIGKQVTRAVAAAGGHAVGCARDADALDVGELTGDGGTVTAVRADVRDELDVEHLMERATKVGGAIDGVVANAGVYHGTPGETPLPEESYAAFDDHMRTNARGVFVTIREAVPHLAGDARVVVPTGAVARNGMPGYGSYAISKAAAEAVVRGFAADIDAAVGAVDPGNVGTDLSGEGGRDPADVAEMVLWALTEAPPNELDGAVLDWGDYRRSNR; from the coding sequence ATGGACGACGCGACAGTGGTCGTGACGGGCGCGAGCCGCGGCATCGGCAAGCAGGTCACTCGGGCGGTCGCGGCGGCGGGCGGACACGCGGTCGGCTGTGCCCGCGACGCCGACGCGCTGGACGTCGGTGAACTCACTGGCGACGGCGGTACCGTCACGGCCGTCCGGGCCGACGTGCGCGACGAACTGGACGTGGAACACCTCATGGAGCGAGCGACCAAAGTCGGCGGGGCTATCGACGGCGTCGTCGCCAACGCCGGCGTCTACCACGGTACCCCGGGCGAGACGCCGCTGCCCGAGGAGTCCTACGCGGCCTTCGACGACCACATGCGGACGAACGCCCGCGGCGTGTTCGTCACGATACGGGAGGCCGTGCCCCACCTCGCCGGGGACGCCCGCGTCGTCGTCCCGACCGGCGCCGTCGCGCGGAACGGAATGCCCGGCTACGGCTCCTACGCCATCTCGAAGGCCGCCGCAGAGGCCGTCGTCCGGGGGTTTGCCGCCGATATCGACGCCGCCGTCGGCGCGGTCGACCCGGGCAACGTCGGCACCGACCTCTCGGGCGAGGGCGGCCGGGACCCCGCGGACGTGGCGGAGATGGTGCTGTGGGCACTCACCGAAGCGCCGCCGAACGAACTGGACGGCGCCGTGCTGGACTGGGGCGACTACCGCCGAAGCAACCGGTAG
- a CDS encoding DUF368 domain-containing protein, which yields MTTSPEKLPTLSGSVPPIREWARTFAIGICMGSADAVPGVSGGTIALIAGIYGRLIAMINAITPERLVTLLKSLTPLDGGFDFRGALRIFDEVDGWFGLALVTGVGIAVVLITRAVSELSDSAPALLFGFFFGLIAVSAVVLLRELSFDSGFQLAAGVVGFAVAFLLSGEVSFLESNSLLVVFAAGAVAVSAMILPGVSGSLLLIILGQYKYMSDTLRQFVDALFAVVTGASTGQLLDDGLVVVTFIAGGFVGLFTVSRVVRRALDRNRAATMAFLVALVVGALRAPIVETQKATSGGFTTEVLTTFAGAAVAGAVFLLVLDWYAVDLDLDSV from the coding sequence ATGACAACGTCGCCGGAGAAGCTACCGACACTCAGTGGTTCTGTCCCGCCCATCAGAGAGTGGGCGCGGACGTTCGCCATCGGTATCTGTATGGGTAGTGCCGACGCCGTGCCGGGGGTTTCGGGCGGGACGATAGCGCTCATCGCCGGCATCTACGGTCGGCTCATCGCGATGATAAACGCCATCACGCCGGAGCGTCTCGTGACGCTCCTGAAGTCGTTGACGCCGCTCGACGGCGGGTTCGACTTCCGGGGGGCGCTCCGTATCTTCGACGAGGTCGACGGCTGGTTCGGGCTCGCGCTCGTGACGGGCGTCGGTATCGCGGTGGTCCTTATCACGCGTGCGGTCTCGGAGCTGAGCGACAGCGCGCCGGCGCTGCTCTTTGGCTTCTTCTTCGGGCTCATCGCGGTCTCCGCCGTCGTCCTGTTGCGCGAACTCTCGTTCGACTCGGGCTTTCAGCTCGCCGCCGGGGTCGTGGGGTTCGCCGTCGCGTTCCTGCTATCGGGGGAGGTATCCTTCCTCGAAAGCAACAGCCTGCTGGTGGTTTTCGCCGCCGGGGCCGTCGCCGTCAGCGCGATGATACTGCCCGGCGTCTCCGGCTCGCTCCTGCTCATCATCCTCGGGCAGTACAAATACATGTCCGACACGCTCAGGCAGTTCGTCGACGCGCTGTTCGCCGTCGTCACCGGGGCGTCGACGGGACAACTGCTCGACGACGGGCTCGTCGTCGTCACGTTCATCGCCGGGGGGTTCGTGGGCCTGTTCACCGTCTCCCGCGTGGTCCGTCGCGCGCTGGACCGGAACCGGGCGGCGACGATGGCCTTTCTCGTCGCGCTGGTCGTCGGCGCGTTGCGGGCGCCGATTGTCGAGACGCAGAAAGCGACGTCCGGCGGCTTCACCACGGAGGTCCTGACCACCTTCGCCGGGGCGGCCGTCGCCGGCGCCGTCTTCCTGCTGGTGCTCGACTGGTACGCCGTCGACCTCGACCTCGATTCGGTGTAA
- the cruF gene encoding bisanhydrobacterioruberin hydratase encodes MAEGWSMPRDREAATTRLDALVREHRFTISVVFPVVGAVTLLASAELPLPSWAAFNPFFVLFGTLVMRLPLVAGVGPLLDRRATLALVALAAYSYAIELLGVRTGWPYGEFSYGVDLGPMLFGEVPLGLPVFFFPLVLNAYLLVLLLLGERAESTLPRLLATLATVILVDLVLDPGAVAIGFWEYEAAQFYGVPWSNYGGWLLSGTVAVVLFDLGFDRAGLRRRLAECEFMLDDLVSFVLLWGGINLFYANWVPVGLAALLGAGLVRTERFDFDLSETRLGRAVWR; translated from the coding sequence ATGGCTGAGGGGTGGTCGATGCCGCGCGACCGCGAGGCGGCGACCACGCGCCTCGACGCGCTCGTCCGTGAGCACCGCTTTACTATCTCCGTCGTCTTCCCCGTCGTCGGCGCGGTGACGCTGCTCGCCAGCGCGGAGCTGCCGCTCCCGTCGTGGGCGGCGTTCAACCCCTTCTTCGTCCTCTTCGGGACGCTGGTGATGCGCCTGCCGCTGGTCGCCGGCGTCGGCCCGCTGCTCGACCGCCGGGCGACGCTCGCGCTCGTGGCGCTTGCGGCCTACTCCTACGCTATCGAGCTTCTCGGCGTCCGCACGGGCTGGCCCTACGGCGAGTTCTCCTACGGCGTCGACCTCGGGCCGATGCTGTTCGGGGAGGTCCCGCTGGGGCTGCCCGTCTTCTTCTTCCCGCTGGTGTTGAACGCGTATCTGCTGGTCCTGCTCCTGCTGGGGGAGCGTGCCGAGTCGACCCTGCCGCGGCTGCTGGCGACGCTCGCGACGGTAATTCTCGTCGACCTGGTGTTGGACCCCGGCGCCGTCGCCATCGGTTTCTGGGAGTACGAGGCGGCGCAGTTCTACGGCGTCCCGTGGTCGAACTACGGCGGCTGGCTGCTTTCCGGGACCGTCGCGGTCGTGCTCTTCGACCTCGGCTTCGACCGCGCGGGGCTGCGGCGCCGACTCGCCGAGTGTGAGTTCATGCTCGACGACCTGGTGAGCTTCGTCCTGCTGTGGGGCGGCATCAATCTGTTCTACGCGAACTGGGTCCCCGTGGGGCTGGCCGCGCTGCTGGGGGCCGGGCTGGTGCGGACCGAGCGCTTCGATTTCGACCTCTCGGAGACGCGTCTCGGCCGTGCTGTCTGGCGGTAG
- a CDS encoding DUF7127 family protein, with amino-acid sequence MDTAHDAAELHVSRTDHDDGWTVAVDLHPVNDEAVTAEVVDDTAIIALDTPMVRTEFDVALPDSGGTASLHNGVLVVEGPALNTSAPGR; translated from the coding sequence ATGGACACCGCACACGACGCCGCCGAACTACACGTCTCTCGCACCGACCACGACGACGGCTGGACGGTCGCCGTGGACCTCCACCCGGTGAACGACGAGGCAGTGACCGCGGAGGTCGTCGACGACACCGCTATCATCGCCCTCGACACGCCGATGGTCCGGACGGAGTTCGACGTGGCACTGCCCGATAGCGGCGGGACCGCGTCGCTCCACAACGGCGTCCTCGTCGTCGAGGGACCCGCTTTGAACACGTCTGCTCCCGGTCGCTAG
- a CDS encoding metal-dependent hydrolase has product MYPPGHVGLTALLFAPLACWFRLTGRGQACAECLCVAVSLSLLPDIDKLLPGLVHRGVTHTLLFAAVFGLLVPVLALLANRRLHGLGAEHALVGYLIGVGSLVSHLVGDVITPMGVQALFPALGTVYSLDIVRASSPTANAVLLLAGGAAVTLAYAVPAPIPAPDADEQPEGLSAPLWSRR; this is encoded by the coding sequence ATGTATCCGCCTGGTCACGTGGGGCTTACCGCGCTGTTGTTCGCGCCGCTTGCATGCTGGTTCCGGCTGACCGGGCGGGGACAGGCCTGCGCGGAGTGTCTCTGTGTCGCCGTCTCCCTGTCGCTGCTCCCGGACATCGACAAGCTGTTGCCGGGGCTCGTCCACCGCGGTGTGACACACACGCTCCTCTTCGCTGCCGTCTTCGGGCTCCTCGTCCCGGTGCTGGCCCTGCTGGCTAACCGTCGCTTACACGGGCTCGGGGCGGAGCACGCCCTCGTGGGCTATCTCATCGGCGTCGGCAGCCTCGTGAGCCACCTCGTCGGAGACGTCATCACGCCGATGGGCGTTCAGGCGCTGTTTCCGGCGCTGGGAACGGTGTACTCGCTCGACATCGTTCGGGCCAGCTCGCCGACGGCGAACGCGGTGTTGCTACTGGCCGGCGGGGCGGCAGTCACGCTCGCCTACGCCGTCCCCGCTCCGATTCCCGCGCCCGACGCCGACGAACAGCCCGAGGGGCTGTCGGCACCGCTCTGGAGTCGACGGTAG